A stretch of Neisseria subflava DNA encodes these proteins:
- the hemE gene encoding uroporphyrinogen decarboxylase, which produces MTALKNDTFLRALLKQPVEYTPIWMMRQAGRYLPEYKATRARAGSFLDLCKNTELATEVTIQPLERFDLDAAILFSDILTVPDAMGLGLYFAEGEGPKFERALQHEADIAKLQVPDMEKLQYVFDAVTSIRKALDGRVPLIGFSGSPFTLACYMVEGGSSKEFRTIKTMMYSRPDLLHKILDTNAQAVTAYLNAQIDAGAQAVQIFDTWGGVLSDAAFKEFSLKYIRQIVAGLKRESEGRRVPVIVFAKGGGLWLESMAEIGADALGLDWTCNIGEARRRVGEQVALQGNFDPFALFGTPESIRTEVARILADYGNGSGHVFNLGHGINQHADPEHAKILVDTVHELSRQYHR; this is translated from the coding sequence ATGACTGCTCTGAAAAACGACACTTTCCTCCGCGCCCTGCTCAAACAGCCTGTCGAATACACTCCCATCTGGATGATGCGCCAAGCCGGACGCTATCTGCCTGAATACAAAGCTACGCGCGCGCGTGCAGGCAGCTTTCTCGATTTGTGCAAAAACACCGAGCTGGCAACCGAAGTCACCATCCAGCCTTTAGAACGTTTTGATCTGGACGCGGCAATTCTGTTTTCCGATATTCTGACCGTTCCCGATGCCATGGGTTTGGGCCTGTATTTTGCCGAAGGCGAAGGCCCGAAATTTGAACGCGCCTTGCAACACGAAGCCGACATTGCAAAACTGCAAGTTCCCGACATGGAAAAACTGCAATACGTCTTTGATGCCGTAACTTCCATCCGTAAAGCACTGGACGGCCGAGTTCCGCTGATCGGCTTCTCAGGCAGCCCGTTCACACTCGCCTGCTACATGGTTGAAGGAGGCAGCAGCAAAGAATTCCGCACCATCAAAACCATGATGTATTCGCGCCCTGATTTGCTGCATAAAATCCTCGACACCAATGCCCAAGCCGTTACCGCTTATCTCAACGCCCAAATCGATGCCGGCGCACAAGCCGTACAAATTTTCGACACTTGGGGCGGCGTGTTGAGCGATGCAGCATTTAAAGAATTCAGCCTGAAGTACATCCGACAAATCGTTGCCGGACTCAAACGCGAAAGCGAAGGCCGCCGCGTGCCTGTTATCGTATTTGCCAAGGGCGGCGGCTTATGGCTGGAAAGCATGGCAGAAATCGGCGCAGACGCATTGGGCCTGGACTGGACATGCAACATCGGCGAAGCCCGCCGTCGCGTCGGCGAACAAGTTGCCTTGCAAGGCAACTTCGACCCGTTTGCCCTCTTCGGCACACCGGAATCTATCCGCACCGAAGTCGCACGCATCCTTGCCGACTACGGCAACGGCAGCGGCCATGTATTCAACCTCGGCCACGGCATCAACCAACACGCCGATCCGGAACACGCTAAAATTTTGGTCGATACCGTACACGAATTATCCCGTCAGTATCACCGTTAA
- a CDS encoding heme biosynthesis protein HemY encodes MKTVVWIVILFAAAVGLALASGIYTGNVYVVVEQTMLRINLHAFVLGLLLSVFVLYFLIKFVFGLLNIPARMQRFGIARKGRQASASLNSAGLAYFEGRFEKAEQEAAKVLQNKEAGDNRTLALMLGAHAADQMENFELRDRYLHEIEHLPQKQQLSRHLLLAESALSRRDYPTAAQNLEAAAKINSNLSRLVRLQLRYAFDHGDASDVLAKAEKLVKAGAINDYEAEQYQNWAYRRLLSEVTDARSLKACLKHIPESLKSGELCVAIAEKYERLGLYADAVKWVKTHYPQTRQPELLEAFVESVRFLSEREQQKAIDLADSWLQEQPDNAPLLMYLGQLAYGRKLWGKAQGYLEASIALQPSVSAHLVLARVFDETDQPQKAQEQRNLVLESVAEEEHPSALPQSN; translated from the coding sequence ATGAAAACCGTCGTTTGGATTGTCATTCTGTTTGCCGCTGCCGTCGGTTTAGCCTTGGCTTCCGGCATTTATACCGGCAACGTGTATGTCGTGGTTGAGCAAACCATGCTGCGTATCAATCTGCATGCCTTTGTTTTAGGCCTGCTGTTGAGCGTATTCGTCTTGTATTTCCTGATTAAATTCGTGTTCGGCCTCTTGAACATTCCCGCGCGTATGCAACGCTTCGGCATTGCCCGCAAAGGCCGTCAGGCTTCTGCCTCTTTGAACAGCGCAGGTCTGGCATATTTTGAAGGCCGTTTTGAAAAAGCCGAACAAGAAGCCGCCAAAGTCTTGCAAAATAAAGAAGCAGGCGACAACCGCACCCTGGCTTTGATGTTGGGTGCACACGCGGCCGACCAAATGGAAAACTTCGAATTGCGCGATCGCTACCTGCACGAAATCGAACACCTGCCACAAAAACAACAGCTTTCCCGTCATCTTTTGCTGGCCGAATCTGCACTGAGCCGCCGTGATTATCCGACTGCCGCACAAAACCTTGAAGCAGCAGCAAAAATCAATAGCAACTTAAGCCGTCTGGTCCGCCTGCAATTACGTTATGCCTTTGATCACGGCGATGCTTCAGATGTCTTGGCAAAAGCGGAAAAACTGGTCAAAGCCGGCGCCATCAACGATTACGAAGCCGAACAGTATCAAAATTGGGCATATCGCCGCCTCTTAAGCGAAGTAACCGATGCACGCAGTCTGAAAGCTTGTTTGAAACACATTCCAGAAAGCTTGAAATCAGGCGAATTATGTGTCGCGATTGCCGAAAAATACGAGCGTTTGGGTTTGTATGCCGATGCAGTCAAATGGGTTAAAACCCATTATCCGCAAACCCGTCAGCCTGAGCTTTTGGAAGCATTTGTCGAATCCGTACGTTTCCTAAGCGAGCGAGAGCAACAAAAAGCCATCGACTTGGCAGACTCTTGGCTGCAAGAACAACCCGACAATGCACCGCTGTTGATGTATCTTGGCCAACTGGCTTACGGCCGTAAACTTTGGGGCAAAGCCCAAGGCTACCTCGAAGCCAGCATTGCCCTGCAACCCAGCGTATCCGCACATTTAGTCTTGGCCCGCGTGTTTGATGAAACAGACCAACCACAAAAAGCGCAAGAACAACGCAATCTGGTTTTGGAAAGCGTGGCCGAAGAAGAACATCCGTCAGCCCTTCCTCAATCCAATTAA
- a CDS encoding uroporphyrinogen-III C-methyltransferase — protein MPESNNLPQNNAPVIIKQSGGKALAAGATVLALLGLGASGFLFVQGQNVLKNQELEFNQKIDKAALGESENASLLKDNLNRQTAIQAELDRLNNGQKSNSEQILQMQKAYQELLKGRINWLVDEAESMLNTASQQLMLSGNLQGAVSVLEHIDSRLSRFEQPELIPIKQAISNDLAALKNRPYVDISATALRIDRLETGISGLPLVLDGVLKPGAAPVEAANSGTWWENTWEKSLNALKGLVEVRHLDSNDAMLISPDQTYFIRENLRLRLLDARIALLQHNGEVYQSDLNNVEATVKQYFDSKSPATKSWLKELAELKALDVRMISDDSLKASLSAVRAYQEGSRTQMTTEEAAQTQAAEQTASAPAATTEQATTSAPAAASAPQSLEAPALPSENKKEPAAEAAKPQNQTKPAAKIKGEQA, from the coding sequence ATGCCCGAGTCCAACAATCTCCCACAAAACAACGCCCCTGTTATCATCAAACAATCTGGCGGCAAAGCCTTGGCCGCAGGTGCGACCGTCTTGGCACTGCTTGGCTTGGGCGCAAGCGGATTCCTGTTTGTACAGGGTCAAAATGTTTTAAAAAACCAAGAGCTCGAATTCAACCAAAAAATCGACAAAGCTGCGTTGGGCGAATCTGAAAACGCCAGCCTTTTAAAAGACAACCTCAACCGCCAAACCGCTATTCAGGCCGAGTTAGACCGCCTGAATAACGGTCAAAAAAGCAATAGCGAGCAAATCCTGCAAATGCAGAAAGCTTATCAAGAGTTACTCAAAGGCCGTATCAACTGGCTGGTCGACGAAGCCGAATCCATGTTGAACACTGCTTCGCAACAATTGATGCTGTCAGGCAACCTTCAAGGCGCGGTCAGCGTATTGGAACACATTGACAGCCGCTTAAGCCGTTTTGAACAGCCTGAGCTTATCCCCATCAAGCAAGCCATCAGCAATGATTTGGCCGCGCTGAAAAACCGTCCTTATGTCGATATTTCCGCCACTGCCTTGCGTATCGACCGTTTGGAAACCGGTATTTCAGGCCTGCCTTTGGTTTTGGACGGCGTATTGAAACCAGGTGCCGCGCCTGTCGAAGCCGCCAATTCAGGAACTTGGTGGGAAAACACATGGGAAAAATCCCTCAATGCCCTCAAAGGCTTGGTTGAAGTCCGTCATCTGGACAGCAACGACGCCATGTTGATTTCACCCGATCAAACCTACTTCATCCGTGAAAACCTGCGCCTGCGCCTTTTGGATGCGCGCATTGCCCTGTTGCAACACAACGGTGAAGTGTATCAAAGCGATTTAAACAACGTTGAAGCAACTGTAAAACAATACTTCGATAGCAAATCCCCTGCTACCAAGTCATGGTTGAAAGAGTTGGCCGAACTCAAAGCCCTTGATGTCCGTATGATTTCAGACGACAGCCTGAAAGCCAGCTTGAGCGCCGTTCGCGCTTATCAAGAAGGTTCGCGTACACAAATGACAACCGAGGAAGCTGCACAAACCCAAGCTGCCGAGCAAACCGCTTCCGCTCCGGCTGCGACTACCGAACAAGCCACAACTTCCGCACCGGCTGCCGCTTCTGCCCCTCAATCTCTGGAAGCACCTGCATTGCCGTCTGAAAACAAAAAAGAACCGGCCGCTGAAGCTGCCAAACCACAAAACCAAACCAAGCCTGCTGCCAAAATTAAAGGAGAGCAAGCATGA